The following nucleotide sequence is from uncultured Draconibacterium sp..
TTCAACTGTCGAACATCGACCGTCCACCGTTTGGCGACATCGCGGAAACCTTGTACCTGACGTTTTTAAGCTACACCGATGGAAATTTGGTGTACCGTCACAAAACCGAAAAGGGAGAGTTTCAGATAAGTTCCGATGAGTTGAAAGAAGCTTTGGGTGATGTTTCGTATCAGCAAAAGGAAATACGCGAAGGGATTTTGGAACTGATAAAATCGAATTTAGAAGAAATTGAAGCGACTAAATAACGAATAAACAAGAAAGCGATATGACTAAAATTAAAACACTGGCTGATCTTCGGAAGATGAAAGAAGAAGCTCAGTCGAAAATCAAGCTCAGGGAAAACAGTGCAAACCCTGATCAGGTAGTGCAGGTAAAAGTGGGTATGGCCACATGTGGTATTGCATCAGGCGCAAAAGAAACCATGAAATATTTTGTGGAAGAGCTGGAACAGGAAGCCATTGATGCGGTTGTTACTCAGACCGGTTGTATGGGCTACTGTTATGCCGAGCCAACTGTTGAAGTAAAATTGCCGGGCAAAGACCCCGTGATTTACGGACATGTTAAAAAAGAAAAAGCCCGCGAAATTATAGACTCGTACATTAAACGCGGCGAATTGGTTGATGGAATTATTCCGGTAAACTTTAAAACCATAGACGACTAAAAAAACTATAAACCTAAAACTATGACTGACTACAAAATGCATCTTTTAATTTGTGGCGGAACCGGGTGTAAAGCATCCGAAAGCGACGAAATTAAAAAACGGCTAAACCAATTGATTCACGATCTTGGGCTCGAAGATGAAGTTCAGGTGGTGTTGACCGGTTGTTTTGGTTTTTGCGAAAAAGGACCCATTGTAAAAGTATTGCCCGACAACACTTTTTACGTGCAGGTAACTCCAAACGATGTGGTTGAAATTGTGGAAGAACACATTGTAAAAGGCCGCCCGGTAAAACGTTTATTATACACCGATCCAACCAACGATAAACAGATCAGCGATTCAAAAGGCATGGATTTCTACAAAAAACAAATCCGTATTGCTTTAAAGAATTGTGGTTTTATCAATCCCGAAAATATTGACGAGTACATTGCCCGCGACGGATACCAGGCTTTGGGAAAATGTTTGTCTGAACTGACACCCGAGGAGGTAATAAAGGAGGTGAAAGATTCAGGTTTGCGAGGCCGCGGTGGTGGTGGTTTCCCAACAGGATTAAAGTGGGAGATCACTAAAAATGTAGAAAACGACCAGAAATACGTGGTTTGTAATGCTGATGAGGGCGACCCCGGTGCATTTATGGATCGCTCGATTTTGGAAGGCGATCCGCACTCGGTGCTGGAGGCGATGGCCATTTGCGGTTATTGTATTGGTGCCGATAAAGGGCTGGTTTATATCCGTGCCGAATATCCTCTGGCTATTCAACGTTTAAAAATTGCCATTAAGCAAGCCGAAGAATATGGTTTGATCGGCGATGATATTTTAGGCAGTGGCTTTAATTTTCATATTGAATTGCGTTACGGTGCCGGAGCTTTTGTTTGCGGCGAAGAAACTGCGCTGATCCACTCGATGGAAGGATTACGTGGCGAGCCAACATTTAAACCACCGTTCCCATCCGTTTCCGGATATATGGGAAAACCAACCAACGTAAACAATGTGGAGACTTTTACAAACATTCCGGTAATTTTAAATAAAGGAGCCGAATGGTTCAGTAAAATTGGTACCGAAAAATCAAAAGGAACAAAAGTGTTTGCCCTGGCCGGAAAAATCAACAATGTTGGTTTGATCGAGGTGCCAATGGGAACAACACTGCGCGAAGTGATTTACGATATTGGTGGGGGAATTAAAGATGGAAAAGAGTTTAAGGCTGTTCAAACCGGTGGACCATCGGGCGGATGTTTGACAAAAGATTCGCTGGATATCCCAATTGATTACGACAACCTGCTGGCATCAGGATCAATGATGGGATCGGGCGGAATGATCGTTATGGACGAGAACGATTGTATGGTTTCCATTGCTAAATTTTATCTTGATTTTACGCTGGAAGAATCGTGTGGAAAATGTACGCCATGTCGTGTTGGAAACAAACGCCTTTACGAGTTACTGGATAAAATTACCCAGGGAAAAGGAGAAGAACTGGATATTGAAAAGTTGAAAGATTTAAGTGTGGTAATTAAAGATACAGCACTTTGTGGTTTGGGGCAGACTTCGCCTAACCCGGTGCTTTCAACCATAAATAATTTCGAGCATGAATACAAGGCTCACGTGCTGGACGGTAAATGTCCGGCGGGGCAGTGTAAATCGCTCCTTCGTTACGATATTGTAGAGGATCTGTGTACCGGTTGTACACTTTGTTTCCGCAATTGCCCGGTGGGAGCGATTTCCGGAGAGCGCCGCCAACCACATTATATCGACCAGACTTTGTGTATTAAGTGTGGCGTGTGTTACGAGAAATGTAAATTCAATGCAATAACCCTAACCTAATCAGAAACCTGGAAATTATGGATACAGTAAATCTTACGATAGATAATAAACCGGTTGTGGTAAAATCAGGAACCACAATTCTTGAAGCGGCATCGGGTGTTGGGATGCATATTCCAACGCTTTGCCACATGAAACTTGATGATCTGAATATTGAAAATAAACCCGGTGGCTGCCGAATCTGTGTGGTTGAGGTGGAAGGACGAAGAAACCTGGCGCCGGCATGTTGTACCGATGTGAGTGAAGGAATGAAGATCAACACCCACTCGATGCGGGTGATAAATGCACGCCGTACCGTTATGGAGTTGATTCTTTCCGATCATCCTTTCGACTGTTTAATCTGTGCCAAATCGGGCAACTGCGATTTGCAGGATATGGCGCACAATCTTGGAATCCGCGAAATTCATTATAAAGGCGAGCAGTCGACGTACCGAGAAGATACTTCACCGGCGATTATTCGCGAGGTGGATAAATGTATTATGTGCCGTCGTTGCGAAACCATGTGTAACGAAGTACAAACGGTGGGCGTTTTATCGGCCATAAACCGCGGTTTTGAGTCGGTTGTTTCGCCGGCTTTCGAAATGAACCTCGATCATTCAGTGTGTACTTATTGCGGCCAGTGTGTGGCAGTTTGTCCTACA
It contains:
- a CDS encoding NADH-ubiquinone oxidoreductase-F iron-sulfur binding region domain-containing protein, coding for MTDYKMHLLICGGTGCKASESDEIKKRLNQLIHDLGLEDEVQVVLTGCFGFCEKGPIVKVLPDNTFYVQVTPNDVVEIVEEHIVKGRPVKRLLYTDPTNDKQISDSKGMDFYKKQIRIALKNCGFINPENIDEYIARDGYQALGKCLSELTPEEVIKEVKDSGLRGRGGGGFPTGLKWEITKNVENDQKYVVCNADEGDPGAFMDRSILEGDPHSVLEAMAICGYCIGADKGLVYIRAEYPLAIQRLKIAIKQAEEYGLIGDDILGSGFNFHIELRYGAGAFVCGEETALIHSMEGLRGEPTFKPPFPSVSGYMGKPTNVNNVETFTNIPVILNKGAEWFSKIGTEKSKGTKVFALAGKINNVGLIEVPMGTTLREVIYDIGGGIKDGKEFKAVQTGGPSGGCLTKDSLDIPIDYDNLLASGSMMGSGGMIVMDENDCMVSIAKFYLDFTLEESCGKCTPCRVGNKRLYELLDKITQGKGEELDIEKLKDLSVVIKDTALCGLGQTSPNPVLSTINNFEHEYKAHVLDGKCPAGQCKSLLRYDIVEDLCTGCTLCFRNCPVGAISGERRQPHYIDQTLCIKCGVCYEKCKFNAITLT
- a CDS encoding (2Fe-2S) ferredoxin domain-containing protein, giving the protein MTKIKTLADLRKMKEEAQSKIKLRENSANPDQVVQVKVGMATCGIASGAKETMKYFVEELEQEAIDAVVTQTGCMGYCYAEPTVEVKLPGKDPVIYGHVKKEKAREIIDSYIKRGELVDGIIPVNFKTIDD